A single window of Lutzomyia longipalpis isolate SR_M1_2022 chromosome 1, ASM2433408v1 DNA harbors:
- the LOC129788083 gene encoding exonuclease GOR-like → MKHIFDAVESSKAYGLAAMHCVPRKILERNAFPGTKKSKKLLKMELEGFVVTPQKKGHYICTRRDIYALDCEMVITTAGCEVARVTVVNIDEQVVFDTYVKPPNRILNYNTRFSGITKEILANVTQNLAMVQCALLTLFHSRTILIGHSLDNDLRALKLIHGRVYDTSITYSHYMGQKVKWALKDLCLIKLGKIIQDSENGHDSAEDATTCMQLFKHFMGCGNRLQRLMAMHGTLVEPSVIQQKKPKNNY, encoded by the exons ATGAAGCATATATTTGATGCAGTTGAGAGTTCAAAAGCCTACGGATTAGCTGCAATGCACTGTGTACCGAGAAAAATTCTCGAGAGAAATGCTTTTCCGGGAACAAAGAAATCCAAAAAACTCCTAAAAATGGAACTAGAAGGATTTGTAGTAACACCTCAAAAGAAGGGACATTATATTTGTACAAGAAGAGATATTTATGCATTGGACTGTGAGATGGTTATCACAACGGCGGGATGTGAGGTGGCAAGGGTAACAGTTGTGAATATTGATGAGCAAGTTGTTTTTGATACGTATGTGAAGCCTCCTAATCGAATCTTGAACTATAACACTCG atTCTCAGGAATAACTAAAGAAATTCTGGCGAATGTAACTCAGAACCTGGCTATGGTTCAGTGTGCACTCCTTACACTCTTCCACTCCCGGACAATCCTCATTGGGCACAGCCTCGATAATGATTTACGTGCTCTGAAGCTTATCCATGGACGTGTATATGATACCTCAATAACTTACTCACACTACATGGGGCAGAAGGTTAAATGGGCCCTGAAGGATCTCTGCTTGATCAAACTCGGGAAAATCATCCAGGACAGTG AAAATGGTCACGATAGTGCAGAAGACGCTACAACATGCATGCAGttgtttaaacattttatgggCTGTGGAAATCGTCTTCAGCGATTGATGGCCATGCATGGAACATTGGTAGAGCCCAGCGTAATACAACAGAAGAaacctaaaaataattattag
- the LOC129788082 gene encoding uncharacterized protein LOC129788082 → MLNFNMMDLFERIDGRVAHEVAREYAAPKSRLMKRGFPCTTRSGKNPKKGFEGCARTLPRMNYVPTRKDIYALDCEMCITTAGKELTRITVVNINEEVVMDHLVKPKNRIINFNTKYSGITKKMMATATENLASVQAKVLALFHSETIIVGHGLVNDMRSLKLIHGVFFDTEFIYTAPTGPRSLKDICKAKLKKDIQVNEGGHDSVEDAVTAMKLFKYFMSRAKRRRRIMEEIL, encoded by the exons atgctaaattttaatatgatgGACTTGTTTGAGCGGATTGACGGGCGTGTAGCTCATGAAGTCGCAAGAGAATATGCTGCACCTAAAAGCCGTTTGATGAAACGTGGCTTTCCGTGTACTACGCGATCTGGGAAGAACCCAAAAAAGGGTTTTGAGGGTTGTGCTAGAACCCTCCCACGGATGAATTATGTTCCAACGAGGAAGGACATCTACGCCCTTGACTGTGAGATGTGCATCACTACGGCGGGGAAAGAACTCACCCGGATCACTGTTGTCAACATAAATGAGGAGGTCGTGATGGATCATCTTGTGAAGCCTAAAAATCGCATAATTAACTTTAACACCAA GTATTCTGGGATAACAAAAAAGATGATGGCCACTGCTACAGAAAATCTAGCTTCCGTCCAAGCCAAAGTTCTTGCATTGTTCCACTCTGAAACAATTATTGTTGGACATGGGCTTGTTAATGACATGCGGTCACTAAAGCTTATTCATGGAGTATTCTTTGACACCGAATTCATCTACACTGCCCCAACGGGCCCCAGATCGCTGAAGGACATCTGCAAGGCCAAACTGAAGAAGGATATTCAAGTAAATG AAGGTGGGCACGATAGTGTTGAGGATGCTGTAACAGCAATGAAGTTGTTCAAGTACTTCATGAGCAGGGCAAAGCGCCGTAGGCGAATAATGGAGGAAATCTTGTAA
- the LOC129788084 gene encoding putative exonuclease GOR, with translation MLKLSMMDLFERVDGRVAHEVAKGYAAPKTRLKNRGFPCTTISGKNPRKGFEGYARTALRTNYDSTRKDIYALDCEMCITTAGNELTRVSVVNMDEEVVLDILVKPNNPIIDYNTKYSGITEGMLAKATDNLASVQDKLLSLFHSQTIIVGHGLVHDMLALKIIHGLFIDTEFIYTSWAGPRSLKDICKAKLKKVIQVNEGGHDSVEDAVASMKMFKYFMSRIKRRRRIIEEI, from the exons ATGCTCAAGCTAAGTATGATGGATTTGTTTGAGCGGGTTGATGGGCGTGTTGCTCATGAAGTCGCAAAAGGATATGCCGCACCTAAGACGCGTTTGAAGAATCGCGGTTTTCCGTGTACCACGATTTCCGGTAAGAATCCCAGAAAGGGGTTTGAAGGATATGCCCGAACGGCACTACGGACAAACTATGATTCCACTAGGAAGGACATCTACGCTCTTGATTGTGAAATGTGCATTACTACGGCGGGGAATGAGCTCACGCGGGTCAGTGTCGTGAACATGGATGAGGAGGTGGTGCTGGATATTCTTGTGAAGCCCAACAATCCAATAATTGACTACAATACCAA GTATTCCGGGATAACTGAAGGAATGTTGGCCAAAGCTACGGATAATTTGGCTTCCGTTCAAGATAAACTACTTTCATTGTTCCACTCTCAGACCATTATTGTTGGACATGGGCTTGTTCATGATATGCTTGccctaaaaattattcatggcTTGTTCATAGACACCGAATTCATCTACACCTCCTGGGCAGGACCTCGATCACTGAAGGATATTTGTAAGGCCAAACTAAAGAAGGTCATTCAAGTGAATG AAGGTGGGCACGATAGTGTTGAAGATGCTGTAGCATCAATGAAGATGTTCAAGTATTTCATGAGCAGGATTAAGCGCCGTAGGCGAATAATAGAGGAGATCTAA